A window of the Spirochaetota bacterium genome harbors these coding sequences:
- a CDS encoding DUF1508 domain-containing protein: MAGKFEVYRDASEKYRFRLKASNGEIIATGEAYYSKQACLNGVESVKRNAPDAVVEEIDE, translated from the coding sequence ATGGCGGGAAAATTCGAAGTGTACAGGGACGCCAGCGAGAAGTATCGTTTCAGGCTGAAGGCCTCGAACGGTGAGATTATCGCGACGGGGGAGGCGTATTATTCCAAACAGGCCTGCCTGAACGGTGTGGAGTCGGTCAAGAGGAACGCGCCTGATGCGGTGGTTGAGGAAATCGACGAATAG
- a CDS encoding cyclic nucleotide-binding domain-containing protein — MAPTQFKVENYMAKSFITVEGKKDSGNFYIIREGKVRVMRENPVAGIEPFSVLGPGDFFGVVSCMSGHARTETSVSLSGVSLISVERDQFGILIQKNPAIAMKIIRFFSKQLREFDQAITHLTFKGTAEEDPEHLYNIGEYYLKKRALNHAAYAFQRYVQYCPAGPNRDKTIERLKTLKAPLKVPDNPQGGTMTRNYRDSTMIFCENEPGNELYIIQTGKVKITKIVDEEVLLAVLKSGDIFGEMALLENRPRSASAITFGDVTLLAINKSNFENMVQAQPQLATRLIQLLSERIWTAYRQLENLMIRDHLGRIYDTLLIQIEKQKIKIAPKQSHNFEFGFRELFNMVGLPAEKTDMLSVQVLEDKHFKLEEGKLICTDLDELEKNVHFYRKKSIMERKREAQKSS; from the coding sequence ATGGCACCCACGCAATTTAAAGTAGAAAACTACATGGCAAAGTCCTTTATCACCGTAGAGGGAAAAAAAGATTCGGGAAATTTTTACATCATCAGGGAGGGCAAAGTCCGGGTGATGCGGGAAAATCCGGTCGCCGGCATTGAGCCTTTCTCGGTCCTCGGCCCCGGTGATTTCTTCGGCGTTGTGTCCTGCATGAGCGGCCATGCGCGCACGGAGACCTCGGTCAGCCTTTCAGGCGTATCGCTCATTTCCGTCGAGCGCGACCAGTTCGGAATCCTCATTCAGAAAAACCCTGCAATCGCGATGAAAATCATCCGGTTTTTCAGCAAGCAGCTCAGGGAGTTCGACCAGGCGATTACCCATCTCACTTTCAAGGGAACGGCCGAGGAAGACCCCGAACACCTGTACAATATCGGCGAATATTATCTCAAAAAACGCGCCCTGAACCACGCCGCATACGCATTTCAGCGTTATGTTCAATACTGTCCCGCCGGGCCCAACCGGGATAAAACCATCGAGCGCCTGAAAACGCTCAAGGCGCCCCTCAAGGTGCCCGACAATCCGCAGGGCGGCACCATGACCCGCAATTACCGCGACAGTACCATGATTTTCTGCGAAAACGAGCCCGGCAACGAGCTCTATATCATACAGACGGGCAAGGTCAAGATCACCAAGATCGTCGACGAGGAGGTGCTTCTTGCCGTGCTCAAGTCCGGTGACATTTTCGGCGAAATGGCTCTCCTCGAGAACCGTCCGCGCAGCGCGTCGGCGATTACCTTCGGGGACGTTACCCTTCTTGCCATCAACAAGTCCAACTTCGAAAACATGGTGCAGGCCCAGCCCCAGCTTGCGACGCGGCTCATCCAACTGTTGAGCGAACGAATATGGACCGCGTATCGCCAGCTTGAAAACCTCATGATACGCGACCATCTCGGAAGAATCTACGATACGCTGCTTATCCAGATTGAAAAACAAAAAATAAAGATCGCCCCTAAGCAGTCGCATAATTTCGAATTCGGCTTCCGCGAGCTTTTCAACATGGTCGGACTCCCCGCCGAGAAAACCGATATGCTCTCCGTTCAGGTCCTCGAAGACAAACATTTCAAGCTTGAGGAAGGAAAGCTGATCTGCACAGACCTCGATGAACTCGAGAAGAACGTGCATTTCTATCGGAAGAAGTCCATCATGGAAAGAAAACGTGAAGCGCAAAAAAGTTCTTAA
- a CDS encoding AsmA-like C-terminal region-containing protein: protein MKRKKVLKITIVILLLLMLALAGGVVLLYNFYPKDSVLTILSAQAGKELKRTIVIETLDYSLRGIVLHKLKLHNGAKDCPGVFASADDAIVRFSLLKLIFKREFDINFVNIVGLNLNICYRDGASNLENLIADLSTDDSTSFAARLDTIRLSRARISLRNPPSYLKPLEGEYLVDGIIDFTGEKSLTFSDAAITLPEKRGTLFPDLRIILLKNDFEISGTVSLERCALGWVYRWGTDLTLPYQDFSGKVTNLKISRRSVEGSPRGTSILPGNRPLMVNGFCRVNIDGERVFISNTQGSVLSSSFLIEDFLFDFHGNIRKFSIKNIDARIDDIRPVLPFLPEELNGTAKGSLALTESGYNGTLQINAGYGQGDAIVKNAHATVTISANRIQWTPAKALLFNQPFDITFSSTDGAFRKFQINASGAEFILPQNLKKTITQKPPDTQKTMTELPFDVSGTVSVGTLTIDQFSFGRTSAVYSLSRKRLSFGPVQSEFMGGEVRVKGSVDLAHPNTMVDCSVNFDRLRVQNLSRLSERFKDRIFGLASGNAELNFSLSENIEFHKSLRGKMEFTIDRGKLVDTGIQNGLGILLSDLKYKLKDLEFSKIYGNFTISGNEYQINSFLFSAPDVRLKLDGYINTELEGDLKIDLEFTRQFIQDLPNPVLLQLNKYKRDRWFVIPFQSKGKDVSDSKNIIRLQ, encoded by the coding sequence GTGAAGCGCAAAAAAGTTCTTAAAATCACGATCGTCATACTCCTGCTGCTTATGCTCGCACTCGCCGGTGGCGTGGTGCTTCTGTACAATTTTTACCCTAAAGACAGCGTACTGACCATTCTCTCCGCACAGGCGGGCAAGGAGCTTAAACGCACTATCGTCATCGAAACCCTCGATTACAGCCTGCGGGGCATTGTGCTGCATAAGCTCAAGCTGCACAACGGGGCCAAAGACTGCCCCGGAGTGTTTGCGTCCGCGGATGACGCCATAGTCAGGTTTTCCCTCCTCAAGCTCATTTTCAAGAGGGAGTTCGATATCAATTTCGTCAACATCGTCGGCCTGAATTTAAATATCTGCTACAGGGACGGCGCGTCAAACCTTGAAAATCTTATAGCCGACCTCAGTACCGACGATTCAACTTCCTTTGCCGCCCGGCTCGACACCATCAGGCTTTCCCGGGCCAGGATAAGCCTGCGCAACCCCCCATCGTATCTTAAACCGCTCGAGGGCGAATATCTGGTGGACGGCATCATCGACTTCACCGGGGAAAAATCCCTGACGTTTTCAGACGCCGCCATCACTCTTCCCGAGAAACGGGGCACCCTTTTCCCCGATCTGCGCATTATTCTACTGAAAAACGATTTCGAGATATCCGGGACTGTTTCGCTCGAACGGTGCGCGCTTGGATGGGTTTACCGTTGGGGGACCGATCTCACACTGCCCTATCAGGATTTTTCCGGGAAGGTTACGAACCTTAAAATAAGCCGAAGATCCGTGGAGGGCTCGCCCAGGGGAACATCCATTCTGCCGGGCAACAGACCGCTTATGGTCAACGGTTTCTGTCGTGTAAATATCGATGGTGAACGTGTTTTCATTTCCAATACCCAGGGATCGGTGCTGTCATCCTCCTTTCTCATCGAGGATTTCCTCTTTGACTTCCACGGAAATATCAGAAAGTTCTCTATCAAAAACATCGACGCTCGAATCGACGACATTCGTCCCGTACTCCCATTCCTTCCGGAAGAGCTTAACGGAACGGCCAAAGGCTCCCTGGCGCTCACGGAATCGGGTTACAACGGAACGCTGCAGATAAACGCCGGTTACGGACAGGGTGACGCTATCGTCAAAAACGCCCACGCCACCGTTACGATCAGCGCCAATCGGATCCAATGGACCCCGGCCAAAGCCTTGCTTTTCAACCAGCCTTTCGACATTACCTTCAGTTCCACGGATGGTGCATTCCGCAAGTTCCAGATAAACGCATCGGGTGCCGAATTCATACTGCCGCAAAACCTGAAAAAAACCATCACCCAAAAGCCGCCCGATACGCAAAAAACAATGACGGAATTACCCTTCGACGTATCCGGCACCGTTTCGGTCGGGACGCTTACGATCGACCAGTTTTCGTTCGGACGCACCTCCGCCGTCTATTCGCTCTCGCGCAAGCGTCTTAGCTTTGGACCGGTGCAATCCGAATTCATGGGGGGCGAAGTACGCGTTAAAGGCTCGGTCGATCTCGCCCATCCCAATACAATGGTGGATTGTTCGGTCAACTTCGACCGTCTGCGGGTGCAGAATTTAAGCCGGTTGAGTGAACGTTTTAAGGACCGTATATTCGGGCTCGCGAGCGGTAATGCGGAATTGAATTTTTCGCTTTCCGAAAACATCGAATTTCATAAATCGCTTCGTGGAAAGATGGAATTCACCATCGACCGGGGCAAACTGGTGGATACCGGCATTCAGAACGGTCTCGGGATACTGCTTTCCGATTTAAAATACAAGCTCAAAGACCTGGAGTTCAGTAAGATATATGGCAATTTCACGATTTCTGGAAACGAGTATCAGATCAATTCGTTCCTGTTTTCCGCGCCGGACGTACGGCTTAAGCTCGACGGATACATCAACACCGAGCTCGAAGGCGATCTAAAAATCGATCTGGAGTTCACCCGCCAGTTCATCCAGGACCTGCCGAACCCTGTGCTTCTCCAGTTAAACAAGTATAAAAGAGACCGCTGGTTCGTTATTCCATTTCAGTCCAAAGGAAAGGACGTTTCCGACAGCAAAAATATCATACGCCTTCAGTGA
- the leuD gene encoding 3-isopropylmalate dehydratase small subunit — MKAKGKAWRFGDDVNTDEIIPARYLNTFDADELAKHCMEDADPEFMMKIAPGDIIVAGKNFGCGSSREHAPIAIKAARISCVIADSFARIFYRNSINIGLPIVESAEAAKGIAQGDIVEVDFDTGKIINHTQNREYTAKPFPPFMQDLIAKGGLMNKVKSELAGGNH, encoded by the coding sequence GTGAAGGCAAAGGGCAAGGCGTGGCGCTTCGGCGATGATGTCAATACTGACGAGATAATCCCCGCCCGATACCTCAACACATTCGATGCGGACGAGCTGGCAAAACACTGCATGGAGGACGCCGATCCCGAATTCATGATGAAGATCGCGCCGGGGGACATCATCGTGGCCGGAAAGAATTTCGGCTGCGGGTCTTCGCGCGAGCACGCTCCAATCGCTATCAAGGCGGCGCGCATCTCATGCGTAATTGCGGATTCATTCGCCCGTATTTTTTACCGCAACAGCATCAACATCGGTCTGCCCATTGTCGAGTCGGCGGAGGCGGCGAAGGGAATTGCGCAGGGGGATATCGTAGAGGTGGATTTCGATACGGGTAAAATTATAAACCACACGCAGAACCGCGAGTACACGGCGAAGCCGTTTCCTCCATTTATGCAGGATCTTATCGCGAAGGGAGGTCTGATGAACAAGGTGAAAAGCGAACTGGCCGGCGGTAATCACTGA
- the leuC gene encoding 3-isopropylmalate dehydratase large subunit produces MGMTISEKILAAHSGRESVEPGDLIEARVDLVLGNDITAPIAIKEFRDLGIKDVFDRECIALIPDHFTPNKDIKSAEQVKILRDFAREYGIVHFYDVGRVGVEHALLPELGLTRPGMLIIGADSHTCTYGAMGAFSTGVGSTDMAAAMATGKAWFKIPESMKFVYRGRLNPYVNGKDLILHTIGDIGVDGALYMAMEFTGEAIDGLSLEGRLTMANMAVEAGAKNGIFAPDTKTIEYVKKRSSRPYTVYKSDFDARYAAVREYDVSRIEPLVAYPHLPENVRPARESGVGLDQVVIGSCTNGRIEDLREAAALLKNRKVHKNIRLIIIPATQEIYRRAMSEGLLDIFVQAEAAVSAPTCGPCLGGHMGILAEGERCLATTNRNFVGRMGHPKSEVYLAGPAVAAASAVLGRIAHPDELK; encoded by the coding sequence ATGGGAATGACTATTTCGGAAAAAATACTCGCGGCACATTCCGGCAGGGAGTCGGTCGAGCCGGGTGATCTGATCGAGGCGCGCGTTGACCTGGTGCTGGGTAATGATATTACCGCGCCGATTGCGATCAAGGAATTTCGAGATCTGGGAATTAAGGATGTTTTTGACCGGGAGTGCATCGCGCTCATCCCCGATCATTTCACCCCGAATAAGGATATTAAATCGGCCGAGCAGGTCAAGATACTCAGGGATTTCGCGCGGGAATACGGAATCGTCCACTTTTATGATGTGGGAAGAGTCGGCGTGGAGCACGCGCTCCTCCCGGAGCTCGGGCTTACGCGCCCGGGTATGCTCATCATCGGGGCCGACTCGCATACCTGTACCTACGGGGCGATGGGGGCCTTCTCCACAGGCGTGGGGTCAACGGACATGGCCGCCGCGATGGCAACCGGCAAGGCATGGTTTAAAATCCCGGAATCGATGAAATTCGTCTACAGGGGTAGACTCAATCCATATGTGAACGGCAAAGACCTCATTCTTCATACAATAGGCGATATCGGCGTTGACGGCGCGCTTTATATGGCGATGGAATTCACAGGCGAAGCGATCGACGGGCTCTCCCTGGAGGGAAGGCTCACCATGGCCAACATGGCCGTCGAGGCCGGCGCTAAAAACGGGATATTCGCGCCGGACACTAAGACCATTGAATACGTGAAAAAGAGAAGCTCGCGTCCGTACACCGTTTATAAAAGCGATTTTGACGCGCGTTATGCCGCTGTGCGGGAGTATGACGTTTCCCGTATTGAACCGCTCGTTGCGTACCCGCATCTTCCCGAAAACGTCAGGCCTGCCCGGGAGTCGGGTGTCGGGTTAGACCAGGTGGTGATAGGTTCGTGCACCAACGGCAGGATCGAGGACCTTCGCGAGGCGGCCGCACTGCTCAAAAATCGAAAGGTCCACAAAAACATACGGCTGATTATAATTCCAGCGACGCAGGAAATATACCGCCGGGCCATGTCCGAGGGGCTGCTCGATATTTTTGTTCAGGCCGAAGCTGCCGTATCCGCCCCGACCTGCGGCCCCTGCCTCGGCGGGCACATGGGCATCCTCGCGGAGGGAGAACGCTGCCTCGCCACGACCAACAGGAACTTCGTCGGCAGGATGGGGCACCCGAAAAGCGAGGTTTATCTCGCCGGACCGGCGGTCGCCGCAGCCTCGGCGGTACTGGGCAGGATCGCCCATCCCGACGAATTGAAATAA
- a CDS encoding ATP-binding protein, whose amino-acid sequence MSTKIKFDYQSVINAIPNAVIVIDRNRAVVGVNNFARRLYRNTDLLGKNCSQVFSACARRGTACPIDHMDFVIPTGMLKVRQKIRIREYEEDVRCRIIPAEIENGEKGHVFLHIILDRDLMAREKLVELEKNLTITTLTAGIAHEFNNMNAGIYGLVELVLSQSNLSGETAQDMSTILKIIRRASHLIDQLLIFANKKPSKRVLVNLENIVDGCVKILRPDFSSQGISIEIMHKSILDDMFLDATKISLAIMNIMINARDAMIDSEDKKITIETGKDDGHGFIRIQDRGAGIPHEMQDRIFDPFFTTKGPLGSSSIPGTGLGLSVAAGVVKEHSGTIEVESESGKGSTFLIKIPISTVEALDREVSQNYTEFDFNGKKILVVDDEVELNNLLVRALASKNADARSEYSGVRAIDYVEKEPVDLMLLDIQMPDLNGWDVVKHFKTRKNRPRIIIISGNFLVMDASETRFVEKVLIKPFDLQELFQAVNEVLATGE is encoded by the coding sequence ATGTCCACAAAGATAAAATTCGATTATCAGAGCGTCATAAACGCCATTCCGAACGCCGTCATTGTAATCGACAGGAACAGGGCGGTCGTCGGGGTGAATAATTTCGCGAGGCGTCTGTACAGAAACACGGACTTGCTGGGTAAAAACTGTTCGCAAGTCTTCAGCGCATGCGCCCGGCGCGGTACGGCATGCCCAATCGACCACATGGACTTCGTCATTCCCACGGGGATGCTGAAAGTACGCCAGAAGATACGGATAAGAGAGTACGAGGAGGATGTTCGATGCCGGATCATCCCGGCGGAGATTGAAAACGGCGAAAAGGGACATGTATTCCTTCATATTATCCTTGACAGGGACCTTATGGCCCGCGAGAAGCTCGTGGAGCTCGAAAAAAACCTTACAATAACTACGCTGACCGCTGGGATTGCCCACGAATTCAACAACATGAACGCCGGCATTTACGGCCTGGTGGAACTGGTGCTGTCGCAGAGCAATCTGTCGGGCGAGACCGCGCAGGATATGAGCACCATCCTTAAAATAATACGGCGCGCCAGCCACCTGATAGACCAGCTTTTAATTTTCGCGAACAAGAAACCGTCCAAACGAGTGCTGGTCAATCTCGAGAATATAGTGGACGGCTGTGTGAAGATACTGCGTCCGGACTTTTCGAGCCAGGGGATCAGCATCGAAATCATGCACAAGAGCATACTCGATGATATGTTTCTGGACGCGACCAAGATAAGCCTGGCCATAATGAATATTATGATAAATGCCCGTGACGCGATGATCGACAGCGAGGATAAAAAGATAACCATCGAGACGGGCAAAGACGACGGCCATGGTTTTATCCGAATCCAGGACAGGGGGGCCGGCATACCTCACGAGATGCAGGACAGAATATTCGACCCCTTTTTCACGACCAAGGGCCCGCTGGGGTCCAGCTCTATTCCAGGAACCGGGCTCGGGCTTTCCGTTGCGGCCGGAGTAGTAAAGGAACACAGCGGCACGATCGAAGTCGAAAGCGAATCCGGGAAAGGCTCGACTTTCCTCATCAAAATCCCCATAAGCACCGTGGAGGCCCTTGACAGGGAGGTCTCTCAGAATTACACCGAGTTCGATTTCAACGGGAAAAAAATACTGGTTGTCGACGACGAGGTCGAGCTGAACAATCTGCTGGTCCGGGCGCTCGCGTCAAAAAACGCGGACGCGAGATCGGAATATTCCGGTGTCCGCGCGATCGACTACGTTGAAAAAGAACCTGTTGACCTCATGCTCCTCGATATACAGATGCCCGATCTCAACGGATGGGACGTCGTCAAGCATTTCAAGACGAGGAAAAACCGCCCCAGGATAATTATAATATCGGGCAACTTCCTCGTGATGGACGCATCGGAGACACGTTTTGTGGAAAAGGTACTCATTAAACCCTTCGATCTTCAGGAGCTCTTTCAGGCTGTCAATGAAGTGCTTGCGACCGGAGAATAA
- a CDS encoding 3'-5' exonuclease, which yields MDKKAVKYLVFDIESVPDARLIRMVKYPGQDIDDARVIKNFQDEMLVNSQGVSSFIPVTFQYPVSICVAKIAEDFTMGEMVSLDFPKFRPAEMTRLFWDGVENNYSEASLVSFNGRGFDIPLLELMAYRYAVPLKRHLKDKFGARYRFGTRHIDLHDWLSNFNAIKMQGGLNLLAKVLGKPGKIGTTGDEVYSLFLEGKSGQINDYCTHDVLDTYFVFLRSRVMTGEISRDREQEIVRKTKEFLKDNVARTPAFAKYLANWGDWEPWP from the coding sequence TTGGATAAAAAGGCCGTTAAATACCTCGTGTTCGACATAGAGTCCGTTCCCGACGCGCGGCTGATACGCATGGTCAAGTATCCCGGACAGGACATAGACGATGCTCGGGTGATCAAGAATTTCCAGGACGAAATGCTGGTAAATTCCCAGGGTGTCTCGTCATTTATCCCGGTCACCTTTCAGTACCCCGTCTCGATATGCGTGGCGAAGATCGCCGAGGATTTCACGATGGGCGAAATGGTTTCGCTCGATTTTCCAAAATTCAGGCCGGCCGAGATGACACGGCTTTTCTGGGACGGGGTGGAAAATAATTATTCAGAGGCATCGCTTGTAAGCTTCAACGGACGGGGTTTCGATATACCTCTACTCGAACTGATGGCATACAGATACGCGGTTCCACTCAAGCGACACCTTAAAGACAAGTTCGGTGCACGATATCGGTTCGGCACACGCCACATCGATCTTCACGACTGGCTTTCCAATTTCAATGCGATAAAGATGCAGGGCGGATTGAACCTGCTGGCCAAGGTGCTCGGAAAGCCGGGTAAAATAGGTACGACAGGAGACGAGGTTTATTCATTGTTTCTTGAGGGGAAATCGGGGCAGATCAATGATTACTGCACGCATGATGTGCTCGATACCTATTTTGTTTTCCTGAGAAGCCGGGTCATGACGGGGGAAATTTCGCGTGACAGGGAGCAGGAGATCGTACGGAAGACGAAGGAATTCCTTAAGGACAATGTAGCCCGGACACCGGCGTTCGCCAAATACCTTGCGAACTGGGGTGACTGGGAACCCTGGCCGTAA
- a CDS encoding HEAT repeat domain-containing protein: MNKYLIAGLAVALMASVSFAQDSGKAKQKSTQEYIADLSSKDEAAVVAAADKLGDDGEKQAVPSIALVIKNNSSAKARMHACVALGLIGDESGIHALNEALLNDSSADVRYAAILAISRIGSTKSIDALRAAREKETDPYIRDYIDKMEAKMKKK, from the coding sequence ATGAATAAATATCTTATCGCTGGGCTTGCCGTGGCGCTTATGGCGTCGGTGTCGTTCGCGCAGGACTCCGGAAAGGCCAAACAAAAATCAACGCAGGAGTATATCGCAGATCTGTCGAGTAAAGATGAGGCCGCCGTAGTGGCCGCCGCGGATAAGCTTGGAGATGACGGAGAAAAGCAGGCCGTTCCGTCCATCGCTCTGGTTATTAAAAATAACTCGAGCGCAAAAGCCAGGATGCACGCCTGCGTGGCGCTTGGACTGATAGGGGATGAGAGTGGTATTCATGCGCTCAACGAGGCGTTGCTTAACGACTCTAGCGCCGATGTTCGATACGCCGCAATTCTTGCGATATCGAGGATAGGCTCAACGAAATCCATCGATGCCCTTAGGGCCGCCAGGGAAAAAGAAACAGATCCGTACATCAGAGATTATATTGATAAAATGGAAGCGAAGATGAAAAAGAAGTAG
- a CDS encoding S1 RNA-binding domain-containing protein: MDDDRMEQESFSALLEESLKGNDNFLIGDEVTGRVVFITADSVFIDMAGKSEAIIDRKEFLDSRGNLGVKIGDIIRAYVVSLSRGEISLSTRIGSGPVSPELIEIARSHGIPVEGTVASTTNGGYRISISGIECFCPFSQIDIRSPAKPESLIGKTMSFKVTQVTEKGRNIVLSRRSLLEEVRQIREGELRKTLKVGDLVTGIISSRQDFGLFVDLGGVEALVPRVEVSWSRSSGMDGFAVGDEVRAVVLSIDWDNRRHSLSIRQALPHPWGNIGKYSPGSDINGTVTNIIKSGAFVELEPGIEGFLPISKMSHTRRVDRPEDAVSIGSPVNVRIIDIDTNEKKISLELLTGEADPWQADAASLMDSFFDASVESVRSNGVTARLSNGMLGFIPREECAQPRGTDLQNAYPAGKDVKVVIKSLDKTGRRLTLSESGAIKKEERQEYEKFMKSSASTDESSSFGRLFKQKFDEIQKKGD; encoded by the coding sequence ATGGACGACGACAGGATGGAACAGGAAAGCTTCTCCGCGCTTCTCGAGGAATCACTCAAAGGCAACGACAATTTTTTGATCGGTGACGAAGTTACGGGCAGAGTTGTATTCATCACCGCAGACAGCGTTTTCATCGACATGGCGGGCAAGAGCGAAGCTATAATCGACAGAAAAGAGTTCCTCGACTCCCGGGGAAACCTCGGCGTCAAGATCGGTGATATAATACGCGCGTACGTCGTTTCTCTCAGTCGCGGGGAAATATCCCTTTCGACAAGGATCGGAAGTGGTCCCGTATCGCCCGAGCTTATCGAGATAGCGCGCAGCCACGGCATACCCGTTGAAGGCACTGTTGCTTCGACCACCAACGGCGGCTACCGTATATCGATCTCCGGCATCGAATGCTTCTGCCCGTTTTCCCAGATCGACATCAGGTCTCCCGCAAAACCAGAAAGCCTTATCGGCAAAACCATGTCGTTTAAAGTCACCCAGGTGACCGAAAAAGGACGCAACATTGTCCTGTCCAGGCGTTCACTTCTGGAGGAGGTGCGCCAGATCAGGGAGGGCGAGCTTCGTAAAACATTGAAAGTCGGCGACCTGGTTACCGGCATAATTTCGTCCCGGCAGGATTTCGGGCTTTTCGTCGATCTCGGCGGTGTCGAGGCGCTGGTACCGAGGGTGGAGGTTTCGTGGAGTCGTTCCAGCGGCATGGACGGTTTCGCCGTCGGCGACGAGGTCAGGGCGGTTGTCCTCTCAATCGACTGGGACAATCGCCGGCACAGCCTGAGCATCAGGCAGGCACTGCCGCACCCCTGGGGCAATATCGGCAAATACTCTCCCGGCTCGGATATTAACGGCACGGTCACCAACATCATTAAAAGTGGGGCCTTCGTGGAACTGGAGCCGGGCATAGAGGGCTTTTTGCCCATCTCGAAGATGAGCCATACCCGCCGTGTCGACAGGCCCGAGGACGCCGTTTCGATCGGATCCCCGGTCAACGTGAGGATCATCGATATCGATACCAACGAAAAAAAGATATCGCTCGAGCTTCTCACCGGCGAAGCCGATCCCTGGCAGGCCGACGCGGCATCGCTCATGGATTCCTTTTTCGACGCGAGCGTCGAGTCCGTTCGCTCCAACGGCGTTACCGCCCGGCTCTCCAACGGCATGCTCGGGTTTATTCCCCGTGAAGAATGCGCACAGCCTCGCGGGACCGATCTTCAGAACGCATATCCCGCCGGAAAAGACGTTAAAGTGGTCATCAAATCTCTCGATAAAACCGGCAGAAGACTTACGTTGAGCGAATCGGGCGCCATTAAAAAAGAAGAGCGCCAGGAATATGAAAAGTTCATGAAGAGTTCTGCTTCGACTGATGAGAGCTCTTCATTCGGACGCCTTTTCAAACAGAAATTCGATGAAATCCAAAAAAAGGGGGATTGA
- a CDS encoding chemotaxis protein CheX, with the protein MEKLDHEIVRSARKVFKLFFGSRLYLKKESDIIADDLVGVDMRMSYHGDKIFSFYMERRMLDSLKERMGAVSGEQGELDYDFMGEMANIIAGNALTGCGETTRIHPPEKANVDTESPFANRLVFSSRMGRFCISIGDAAVQ; encoded by the coding sequence ATGGAAAAACTGGACCACGAAATAGTACGTTCCGCAAGGAAGGTGTTCAAACTCTTCTTCGGAAGCAGGCTCTATTTGAAAAAGGAGAGCGACATCATCGCGGACGACCTGGTGGGAGTTGACATGCGAATGTCGTATCACGGGGACAAAATATTCTCTTTTTATATGGAGAGACGGATGCTCGATTCCCTCAAGGAGCGCATGGGCGCGGTTTCAGGGGAACAGGGGGAATTAGACTACGATTTCATGGGCGAAATGGCGAACATAATCGCGGGGAACGCGCTAACGGGTTGCGGTGAAACGACACGCATCCATCCCCCTGAAAAAGCGAACGTCGACACAGAAAGCCCCTTTGCAAACAGGCTGGTATTCTCATCGCGAATGGGAAGGTTCTGCATTTCAATAGGGGATGCCGCCGTTCAATGA
- a CDS encoding HAD family hydrolase has protein sequence MIKAVLFDIDGTILNCHGAGRLSLERACADVFETIGRMADINFQGKTDPLIIYESLIPVGFSRENIDARLGELRARYTGYLSSLINEHEVVLLPGIVPLLMELTSIENVIIGLLTGNFEKGASIKLSRVDLGGYFSFGVFGDDTADRNEMPPIAREKIHLLYDHIIEFSDMVVIGDTVHDVECGKRSGTRTIAVGTGWASREELLLRGPDYYFADLGDTRDVLAALTDALGLETVN, from the coding sequence ATGATTAAAGCCGTGCTGTTTGATATCGACGGAACCATACTCAACTGCCACGGGGCCGGGCGCCTTTCGCTCGAACGGGCCTGTGCTGATGTATTCGAGACCATCGGCCGTATGGCCGATATCAATTTCCAGGGCAAGACCGATCCTCTGATAATTTATGAATCTCTTATACCCGTCGGATTTTCGCGCGAAAATATCGACGCCCGCCTTGGCGAGCTCAGGGCGCGCTATACCGGATATCTTTCATCCCTGATAAACGAGCACGAGGTCGTACTCCTTCCGGGGATCGTTCCGCTGCTCATGGAGCTCACTTCAATCGAGAACGTTATTATCGGCCTGTTGACGGGTAATTTTGAGAAGGGGGCGTCGATAAAGCTTTCGCGGGTTGATCTCGGCGGGTATTTTTCTTTCGGCGTGTTCGGTGACGATACCGCCGACCGCAATGAAATGCCGCCCATCGCGCGCGAAAAGATCCACCTGCTTTATGATCACATCATCGAGTTCAGCGACATGGTTGTCATCGGCGACACGGTCCACGACGTGGAATGCGGCAAGAGGTCCGGGACCCGCACCATTGCCGTGGGTACCGGATGGGCCTCGCGCGAGGAACTGCTGCTCCGTGGCCCGGATTACTACTTCGCAGACCTTGGAGATACGCGCGACGTGCTCGCCGCGCTCACGGACGCGCTCGGCCTCGAGACCGTTAACTGA